From a single Schistocerca gregaria isolate iqSchGreg1 unplaced genomic scaffold, iqSchGreg1.2 ptg000355l, whole genome shotgun sequence genomic region:
- the LOC126307665 gene encoding uncharacterized protein LOC126307665, producing the protein MAMDVSTTDSDSASVSAVLDSMSPAPADGTTIENLVVTNVSQETVSEPVQQSPRDLVSEPVSLSVTVPEQSGSLIAPVTVPAGSPNSAAAVESQAFFVAPKPRRDERSSRSSSRQRARSVGRSPPSDRGLPRPDRSPSPVGRSPDASRPTRPGRQASQQRASRRDLADERRSSQAPGSGRQPVDQQQQRRASPRRQLPAEINVADQKRDVAVRHLRTVLSQPGAGDDSGQPTDTVSAVLTPQLPTKRKAEDTHQRRVCPSATERVPASSPDVEMSVVGPMSVDSSGTDSGTAPPPHPPPAAPQDWAADVEASDAT; encoded by the coding sequence ATGGCTATGGATGTGTCCACTACCGATAGTGACTCTGCTTCTGTGTCTGCTGTGTTAGATTCAATGTCTCCGGCTCCGGCTGACGGGACAACTATCGAAAATCTGGTAGTAACGAATGTTTCACAAGAGACAGTGTCCGAACCCGTGCAGCAGTCGCCGCGTGATTTAGTGTCGGAACCTGTTTCGCTGTCAGTGACAGTACCGGAACAGTCCGGTTCTTTGATTGCCCCTGTTACTGTGCCTGCCGGTTCTCCTAATTCCGCTGCTGCTGTGGAATCACAGGCATTTTTTGTAGCACCGAAACCGAGACGGGACGAACGTTCGTCTCGTAGTTCAAGTCGGCAACGTGCGCGTAGTGTTGGTCGGTCGCCTCCCTCTGATAGGGGTCTTCCGCGACCCGATCGCAGTCCGTCTCCGGTTGGGCGTTCCCCCGACGCCTCCCGACCGACACGACCCGGTCGGCAGGCTTCCCAACAGCGTGCTTCCCGACGGGACCTTGCCGACGAGCGGCGTTCGTCTCAGGCTCCTGGCTCTGGGCGTCAGCCCGTGGACCAACAGCAACAACGGCGCGCCTCTCCTCGCCGTCAGCTGCCTGCCGAAATCAATGTTGCTGATCAAAAACGTGACGTCGCTGTTCGGCACTTAAGGACTGTCTTAAGCCAGCCGGGCGCAGGCGACGACTCCGGGCAACCGACCGACACTGTTTCTGCTGTGCTGACACCTCAATTGCCGACCAAACGTAAGGCGGAAGACACACACCAGCGTCGCGTTTGTCCTTCTGCTACTGAACGTGTGCCGGCTTCTTCTCCTGATGTCGAGATGTCTGTCGTTGGTCCCATGTCGGTGGACTCTAGTGGAACGGATTCTGGGACCGCTCCACCCCCACACCCCCCTCCCGCCGCCCCCCAGGACTGGGCGGCGGACGTGGAGGCCAGTGACGCGACTTAG